The Victivallis sp. Marseille-Q1083 DNA window TATTTGCGTCAAACGGGTGCGCGAAGCGGTGGAAAAAGCCGGCGGGGTTCTGGTCATCACCGCCGACCACGGCAATGCCGACGATATGTTCGAACACAACAAAAAAGGCGAGATTCTCTACGATGACAACGGCGAACCGTGCCACAAGACCAGCCATTCGCTCAACCCGGTGCCCTGCATTGTCTTCGACCCGGAGAATCAGGGGGAATATTACCCGGAATTGCGCAATGGCCTGGGGATCAGTTCCCTGGCGGCGACCTGCATTGAACTGCTCGGCTACAATGCGCCGGAAGGGTATGATCCCAGCGTGTTGAATTTCAAATAATTCGCTTTCGATGGCGATTTTTCCGGCAAAACACCGGCGTCAATGCCGGTGTTTTGTTGTTTCTGGAGTGTCAGCGTGGGGGATGATAAGCGGAACCGTTCAATTGCTGCCGGAACTTCTGAGGACTGATGCCGGCCTGCAGTTTAAATTTCCGGCTGAAATGGAACGCGTCGGCATAACCGAGTTTTTCGGCGATCCGGGCCAGCGGCTCAGCAGACCCCAGCAGCAGATTGCAGGCATCCCGAAACCGTTTCCGTTCCAGATAGACGGTAGGCGAACCGCCGGTCAATTCGTGAAAGAGGGCCAGGAAGCGTGACCGGGAGAGGGAAACCAGTTCCGCCAGTTCGGCGCTGGATGGGGCAGGTTGACCGGGCTGAAGTTGGGCAAGCGTTTCGAAAACGCGCCGGAAGCGTTGCAGTTTTTCAAATTTGGCATTGCAGACTTCCCGGCAGGACGCTCCGGCCAGCAGTTCCGCTCCGAATGCCAGGCCGGACAACTGCAGCGTCAGCGAATCGGCGAAGTTGAGATATTTGGGCAGGCGCACCATCGTGTCCAATTTTTCCCGAAGCCGTTCGGCGCGGTCGCCTCGATAAAGCAGCGGCAGGTCGAAGAACTCAAAAACGCTGAAAACATGGAAAACCGTCAGGCGGAAATGGAGCCATAAACTGACCACCGGTTGTCCGGCCAGGTTGCTGATCCGATGGCGCACTCCTTCCGGGATCAAAATGGCTTCCCCGCCCGGTGAAAACTCCAACGGCGGACGTCCCGCCACTTCCAGCAGAGTCCGGCCGCCGGCCGGGGCAAGCGGGATGGTGCAGAGTGCAAACGGCATCATCCGCCAACTGGTCGAATCGCCGGCCGGGACATCCGTGTAGTTGCCGACGATAAATTGAAACGTCGGCTGCATGGGCCACTCCCGCTTTCCGGAATCGGCGTCTACCGGCTTGCAGTAGAGCGGAGCAGTAAATTCATTCATCTTTTTGAGAATTTCAGCCATTCCATTTTTATGATTTTTCCGGTATAATATAACGGTGTTCATAACCTTTTCACAACCGTGGGGAACGAATTTTTATGGTTTTAGCACTCAATATTGCCGGATTCTTTTTGCTCCAGATCATTGCCGCCTTGTTGTTTAAGTGGGCCAGCGCGGCGCCGCAATGGTATTGGTACGGTTTCGGCATCGGCAACCTGTGCGGGGTGACCAGCATCCTGATGCTGATCCAGATCTATAAGATGCTGCATCCGAATCTGGCCGCCGCCGTTTGCACCGGCGGCAGCTTTCTGGCAATCCAACTGGCACTGACCCTGGTTTACCGGGCGCCAATCGGAATGGTTCCGCTTCTGGGCATCATCCTGATAGCCGCGGGCATTTTCCTGATGACTTTCCTGCGTTAATCGGCAGTTTCGCGGCATTGGACATGCTTGAATTTTCAATTTCGCCATCTTCGTGAAAGGCGAAAATGGCCTTCCTCGACGGCAGTCTGTTTGGGAGGATCGAGGATGTCGGTTTCCTGCACCTGCCGTTATGCGAACATTTCACAGGCCTATCCGATGGCGTGCGCTGCCGGTTCCGCTGACGGTGATCGTCACCGGAGTTTTCGGGCTTCGGCAAACGGTTGACGTCTCTGGTGTTTGTCGGAATGGCCGTTATTTTCATCGGCTGTGTTTTAATGCCGCTTTCCGGGGGCGCCGCGATTGCGACGGCGGCTATACGAACGTGGACAGTTTCGTCATTCGGACGTTGGCGGAATGTGACCCGGGAACAAGCCGGCTGCCGGTGCCGGGAGTTACTCGGGTCGGCGGGAGCCGGTCGCAATGGGATATGTCACGAAAAAGCGCCGCCGCCGTTCCGTCGGTCTGAATTGGCGGAACGGCGGCGGTTTGTCTGATGCCGGCATTAACTTTCGGTGTTTTCCGCCGCTTGGGTTGACGGCGGCTGCACGCTGCCCAGATAGTTCGGCAAATCGATGCCGGCCATGCTGGCCACTTCGTGCAGTGGCGGCAGACTCTGCATCATGCCGCTCAGGAAATTGGCGGTGGAAGTCTTGCCGTCGGCGGAAGCCTTGCCGGAATCCCAGACCGTGACCTTGTCGATCTTGATATTCTTGATCGCTTCGGTCTGCAGCGAAACGATATCCTGCAATTTTTCAATCAGCAGCATCTTGGCGGCCGCGTCGGCATTCTGGTTGCAGGCGTCGATGATTGAATGGTAGCCTTCGCCTTTGGCTTTGAGAATTTCAAAGTTGCCGCGGGCTTCCGCTTCCAGTTTGGCGTAGATGGCGTCGGCCTGGCCGCGGGCTTCCCGGCGCAATTTTTCCGCCTCGGCTTCGGCGGCAATTTCGATTTTCTGCTTGTTGATTTCGGCCGGGACGATCACTTCGGCGCGCTGCCGTTCGGTTTCCATCTGAGCGCGGGAAATCTGCGCTTCGGCTTCGGCGATGAATTTGGCTTTTTCAATCTGCTGCACGGCGATTTGCCGGGCCGCTTCCGCCCGCCGGTACGCTTCGGCTTCCTGTTCACTGCGGGCCGCGTTGGATTTGGCGATTTCGATGGCGGCGATATTTTCCCCCTGCGTCGCTGCCGAATCGGCCTGCTTGACGGCGATACGCCGGCCGCGATCGGCATCCGCTTCCCCGGAGGTGGCTTCCGCTTCCGCCTGGGCGACGGCGACGCGTTCGGCTTTGCGGGCTTCGGCTTCCCCGATGCTTCCCTTGCGGGTCTCCTCGGCGACGTCGATCTTGGCCTTGTTGATCGCTTCGGCCGCCGCCCGTTTGCCGATCGCCTGAATGTAACCGGACTCGTCGGTGATGTCGGTGATGTTGACGTTCAGCAGTTCCAGGCCGATCTTCTTCAATTCTTCGGCGACGTTGGCTTCGACGGCGCGCAGGAAAGTTTCCCGGTCGGCATTGATCTCCTCGATCATCATCGACGCGATCACCAGGCGCAGCTGTCCGAAGATGATATCTTTGGCCAGATTGGCGATCGCTTCGGGACTTTGTCCGAACAGGCGTTCGGCGGCGTTGCCCATGATATCCGGCTGGGTACTGACGCCGACGGTGAACACCGACGGGACGTTGATGCGGATGTTCTGTTTGCACAAGGCATTGTCCAGATTGACTTCAATCTGCAATGGCCGCAGCGAAATGTAACCGTAGTCTTGAATGACCGGCCAAACGAATTTGGCCCCGCCGTGGATGCATTTGGCGGCCTGGTGCCCGCCGGTTTTTCCGTAAATGATCATAATCCGGTCGGACGGACATTTGCGGTACCAGTGCACCCATGAGAGCAGCAGCATCAAAAACAGCAACGCGGCCAATATTCCGATGATAATCACCCAGGGCATAACTTCCCATCTCCTTTCTGATTGGGGTTAATTCGGCAATTGTATTTTATTTTCCGGAAGAAAACGGCAACAGCAGGAACAGGGCGACGATGACTGTTCCGATGATGATGACACAGTACATGGTCTTGCTCCTATTATGAAAAAGTCAAGAGACTGACTCTTTCTTTGTTTGTATTTTTCCTGTTATTTGTTGTTATTTGCGAAACTCCGCCTCAAAGGGCAGAGGACTTCCATCTGTAAATATTTTTACAGTCTTCCAATTAAAGATTATCTTCTGGTTGCGGTTCGGGCAAAAATCGGACACTATTATTGACGACAACTCTTGAATGAATTCAAGGTTTCGCATTTTGCTGTTCCACTCTGAAATAGCACTCGCAAACTGTTTTACATGATCCCCTCGGATCAAGGAGCAAACGAACGACGTGCTAAAAAGAACCGAATTTCACAGTCACAGCAAACAGAATCTCCGAAACTACTTAAATCTTATTCACTTGCGGATACCATGTAATCACGTTCCTGGAGCCACACGGCCCGAAGCGCATAGAGCAATTTCTTGCCGATGATCGAAATAGCCCGTTGTGGACTGGCCCCCTTATGAAGCAAGGCTCCATATCTGGCCCGAATCTCCAGATTGTACGACACCGACCTCCACGCCGACTGGATCAGGATGGCATGCAGTTGCTTTTTCTTGCGATTCCCGGCGGATTTGACGGCCTCGTGTTCGCCGCTGCCGACCAACCTCGGTGCGAATCCCACATACGAGCTCAGCGAATCCTTGTCTTCAAAGCGCAGCAAGTCCCACAATTCGGCCTGCAGCATCACCGCCGTATGAAACCCGACGCCAGGTATACTCTGTAGATGCTTCTGTACTTTGTCGCGCTTCAAACGCTTCAGACACCGCCGTTCATCGCGGATCACATGCAGTTTCTCTTCTCTGAGAAAACGCAGTTCCCGCAACATGCTCTGCAAGGCATAATCGTAACGCTTTGCCGCGTCCGCATACATCATTTTCAAAGAACTTCCAGACCAACTTCCAAACTTCAACCCCATAAAATTCAGGTGTCCTTTGATCCGGTTTTTGACCCTGGTTATATTGCCGGTCAGTTTCGTTTCACGTCTGACCAGGTTTCTCAATTCCAAATTATCTTCAGGCGGAATATAGATCCCTTCCAATGTCCGGTTCTCCAGTTCCCGCGCCAATTTTCGGCTGTCCACCGCATCGTTCTTGCGGTCGCGCTCCTTGCCGCTGGTCGGCACGTCCGCCGGGTTGATTACGATATTCTCAATCCCGAGCTCACACAATCGCCGGTGCGCCCAGAATCCGCTGAATCCTGCCTCGTAAACGCTCCGGTACTCGGCGCCCGGATAGTTCATCTTCAGATACTTCGCCAACATCTCAGGGCTCGGATTCATGCTGAACTTGTCCAGTTCACGGTGGCAATGCCGCAAATTCACCACCCAACTTTCCTTGTGCACATCAATTCCGACAAATATCACTTGACCTTCGAACGATACCGTGCTACATTTTCTCATGGCTGATGTCTCCTTTTGTGATGTTTTAACTGTCTGCATGACTCTGTCCGTCAGAGCCGATGTCTTATTTTACAGTATCACATCTTTGAGAATCAGCCTCTTTCATTTCATAACCGCTACCTCATTCCTTTTTACCATAGCAACTGTTTTTTTATATTACGAGGGGGAGCCGGAATCAGCCGGCGGCTCTTCCAGCCGGCTGACCCGGAAACAGTCGCCGCCGATGATTTCCTGAATCTTCACCGGCGTGCCGGTCGGCAACAGTTCGTCGGCCAGCGCTTTGATCTGGCGGGTGCAATTCGGCAGCGCCACCGTCACTTTGCCGGATTCCGAACCGCCCGGAATCGTCAGGTAGACGATGCCGTTGCAGCCGAGGAATTGCCGGTTGTCGATGTTGCCGGACTGCTGCAGCTTCAGCATCAAGTAGATGACCAGCGAGGTCAACACCAGCATCAGCGAGCCGCAGATGAATGCCAGCAGCAGACCGCTCCAGCCTTTGTCTCCCCAGAAGACGCCGCCCCAGCCGAAAAACGTGATAAACGCGACAATGCTTTTCATCGAGAAGAAATTCAAATTGGCCAGGTCGCCTGCCGTTGCGGCATCCGGATTGATATCGACGCTGTCCGGCGCATCCAGCGAAAGATCGTCGCCGCCGTGCAGGCCGACCAGGCTCATAATGAACTGGATCGCGAAAATCGCCGTCCCGACCACGGCCAGGAACAGATAAAAGCTGTGAGCGCCGGACAGGAGCTGTCCGAAATCTTTGAAGAATTGCATCGATTCATCTCCTTGGTTGAAACGGCTTCCAGTCGGTCTATTGTGATTGCCCGAGTATAGTATGACATATTTTAAAAAAATATGCAACTGTTTTGGGAGAAAAAATGCGTTTTTTCGAATAAATTTCACACAATGTTTGCTTTTATTACTCTTCTTCACACAATGTGAAATTTCCAGTGGCGCATCCGGCCGCGGCGCCTCAAGGTCGCCGCCGGATCAATGGCGGCATAATTTCTGCCGGATTTCGCTGCCCAGCGCCATGATTTTATTTCGAACCAATCGCTTTTCGTCTTTCTGAATGGTCAGAATGTAGCTGAACAGCAAATAAACAGCGGCCCCGGCCGAAGAGGCGGCCAGAAGGTACAGAAATAACGCATCCCCCGGAGAAATCACTTTTTTCAGTCCGATCAGTGTAAGGCACATCGGAATGGCCGCGGCGAGCTGCAGCAACGCAATTTTCCAGACCAGGACATAATATTTCATCTTCATGTATCGAAGCAGCAGAGGCAGGATCAGCGCAAAAGTGCTTACGGCTTTGATTCCCAAGGCAATCAGCGTTACGGCGATGAAAGAAAAATACGGCAGCAGAAGCAGGCAGCAGATGACATTCACGCCGGCTTCCGCGATGACGATCCAGGAAATGAATTTATGGTAATCGGCCATAACCAGAAATTTGTCCGGAATACTCCGGAACACCAGAATGATGTAGAGTTCCATGGCAATGATCCGGCATCCCCAGGTGATGAGCGGGTCTTCGATTTTAAAAAGAAACTCCAGCAATTCTCCGCTCATGCATATCAGGGCCAGTGACATGCCGGTTGCCAGGAAACTGTTCCAGCGCATGGAATTCAGCAATATTCTGGACAATTCCGCATATTTCCCCTGGGCGTGCAAACCGGCGGCAGAAAACGCAGCGCCAGGCGCTTGCTGGAACCGGCGAAGGGAACAACGGTCCGGAATAATGTCATTCGTTCCCGATCGGCTGCCAGCCGGCGATATTCGGCGAAACGTTCGGCAATGGAGAAGTTTTCCATTTTGGGGTCTGTCCAGTACCGCAACAGGTAATCGGCATAAAACGAAACCAGGGGGTGGCGGACGCATTCCGGAATGTCGTGATCCCGCCAGAAATCCAGGAACGATATGACGTTGTCGATATGATGGGCCAAAGTGCGCAAATCTTTTTTCGTCATAAGGGGATCGGGCCGGCGGCGATAAAAATAATGGATAAAATAATGGGAGAGGACCCGCTTGGCATAAAACATTACGCGCGGGGTCCATTCATCATCCTCATGCAGGCGGCGGTCGATTTGGAACAACTCGTGATCCAGCAGGAATTGACGGCGGTAAATGCGCAGCCACACCATCAGGTATCCCGTTGCCAACATCGTCTGCAAAGCCGTTGAGCCGTCGATGATGCGGTCCGGCGGCAACAGTTCAAAATGTTGTTTGGTCTGCTGTTGACAATCGTCAGATCCTTCAATGAACGCGGTTCCGCCACAGACGATATCCGGCATCTGATACTGCTCGATCAATTGAGCAAAGGTTTGCAATGCATCCTCGTTCAGCCTGTCATCGCCGTCCAGCCAGACCATATACATGCCCCGGGCATGGCGCAACGCAAAATTCCTGCCGGACGCAACCGAACCGGAACGGGGACGTTCGAACAGCCGGAAACGTTCATCGCCGGCAAACAGCTCCCGGCAGATTCTTTCCGAGCCGTCGGTGCTGGTTTCGATGACTACAATTGCTTCAAAATTTCGATAGGTCTGATGCAATAGAGAATGGGCCGCTTGCGGTAAATAAGCAGCGATATTGCATACCGACACACCCACGGTAAACAGTGGCGGCACGGGCATCCTTTTGTTAGGCATCCATTATTTTGTTTTTCGGACCAGACCGTTATACGGCACTCCGCCGATTTGCCGGCTTAAAATAACCGGGGAAAACGAAATCGCAAGGTGCCTTTTCTGGTTCGATGATTGTTTTGTGAAAATTTCATTTTACTTTTTTTGGGTTTGATTCTCAAACAGTTCCGCCGCCAGCGCGACACAGGCTGCGCATGGATAATGCCGTGCCTGTTTCAATTCCCGGCAGCATACTGCGCCGGCCCGCCTTTGAAACTCGTCATGGATTGCCTGGCGTTTTTCCGCCGGCGCCAACAGCATGGCGGCGTACAACGCGCCGCAAAGCCCCTCCGGCGCTTTTCCGCCGCCGCAACCGTTCAATTCTCCGGCGAGGGTTTCGTCGCCGGCCGCCAGGGCTACGCACTGCGCGCAGTTGCCGCGCTTGGGTGTCTCGGTGAACAATTGTTCCGCTTTTTCTTTTAACATCGGTTTGGAATCCCTTCTGTAAAGTCGCCGCCGCTTACTGTAGCACGGCAGGTAGCCGACGCCAAGCCGTCTGCCGAATTTACCGGGAAGATATTGGCAACGGGAATTGTAAAAAGACGGAAGCTACGGTATATTCCAACGCGATGTGAAACGTAAAATCAATCCAAGTCCGAGGATCGTGAGCGATGGAAGAGGCGATTAAAAAGCTGCTGCACGGATTCCGGAGTTTTCGGGAGAATTATTTTGCCGGAGACTCCGAATTATTTGAACAACTCAAACACGGACAGCGGCCGAAAGCCCTGGTGATCGCCTGTTCCGATTCGCGGGTGGACCCGGCGCTGCTGACCGCCTGCGATCCCGGCGATATTTTCGTCATCCGCAACATTGCCAACCTGGTTCCGCCGTATGAACCGGACAGCCGGCATCACGGGGTCAGCGCCGCCATCGAATATGCGGTAAATTGTCTGAAGGTGGAACATGTCATCATTCTCGGCCATTCCGACTGCGGCGGCATTCATGCCCTGATGGAACGGACCGCCGACCGGCCGGCCGGGGAATTTCTGGAAGCCTGGCTCGATCTGGCCGAACCGGCCAAGCAGGCGGTCTGCCGGCAGTTGCAGACTTCCTCGGACACGACCCGGCACCGGGCTTGCGAAGAAGCGTCGCTGGTGCTGATGCTGGAAAATTTGCTCTCTTTTCCCTGGGTCAGGGAAAAAGTGGAACGCGGCCGGTTGAAGCTGCACGCCTGGTATTTCCATATCGCGACCGGCCGGCTTTTCGGCTTCGACCGCCAGAGCAATGAATTCCATGTGTTGACCGAGGCCGAGAATTGAATTTCCCGCCGGAGCGAGCCATCCGCTCCGGCGGAAGCCGGGCCGTCATAATTTGATCGTCAATTTGCCTTCCAGGAAATCGGCGATATTCTGCAGCGTGATTCGTCCGATGTTCGTCAACGCTTCCCGGGTGAAAAAGGCCTGATGGGAAGTGACCAGCACGTTCGGGAAGGTCAGCAGTCTGGCCAGAATGTCGTCGGCGATGGCCGAGGCGGAAAGGTCTTCGTAAAAATAATCTCCTTCCTCCTCATAGACGTCCAACGCGGCACCGCCGATTTTGTGCTTTTTCAGACCGACGATCAGTGCCGCCGTGTCGATCAGTTTGCCGCGGCTGGTATTGATGATGTAAACGCCGGTTTTCATCTTGGCGATGCTGCGCCGGTTGATCATGTGCTGATTGTCCGGCGTCAACGGACAATGCAGGCTGATGACGTCGCTTCTGGCGTAAAGTTCATCAAGGCTGACGTAATCGTAATGCAGTTCGGCAGCGGCGGCCTGGTTCGGATAGGGGTCGCTGGCCAGAATGTGGACCCCGAGCCCCTGCAGAATCTGAATGAAAGTCAGGCCGATTTTACCGGTGCCGATGACGCCGATGGTTTTGTCGAAGATATCGAAGCCGAGAAAGCCGTTGATCGAGAAGTTGTTGTCGCGCACCCGGTTGTAAGCGCGATGCAGCGAACGGTTCAGCGTCAGCAGCACGCCGAGCGTGTATTCCGCCACCGCCCGCGGCGAGTAGGCCGGAACCCGGGTGACGGTGATATCGTGCCGGTGGGCTGCCGCCAGATCGACGTTGTTGAAGCCGGCGCAGCGCATGGCGATCAATTTGGTTTTTTGTTTGGCAAGCTGTTCCAGCGTTGCCGCCCCCAGGTTGTCATTGACGAAAGCGCAGACGACCGGATAATCGTGCGCCATGCTGACCGAATCCGGATTCAGGCGCGGTTCGAAGAAATGGATATCGAAACCGAACGACTCGTTCTCCTGTTCGAAGAAACGCCGGTCATAAGG harbors:
- a CDS encoding AraC family transcriptional regulator; its protein translation is MQPTFQFIVGNYTDVPAGDSTSWRMMPFALCTIPLAPAGGRTLLEVAGRPPLEFSPGGEAILIPEGVRHRISNLAGQPVVSLWLHFRLTVFHVFSVFEFFDLPLLYRGDRAERLREKLDTMVRLPKYLNFADSLTLQLSGLAFGAELLAGASCREVCNAKFEKLQRFRRVFETLAQLQPGQPAPSSAELAELVSLSRSRFLALFHELTGGSPTVYLERKRFRDACNLLLGSAEPLARIAEKLGYADAFHFSRKFKLQAGISPQKFRQQLNGSAYHPPR
- a CDS encoding flotillin family protein, which encodes MPWVIIIGILAALLFLMLLLSWVHWYRKCPSDRIMIIYGKTGGHQAAKCIHGGAKFVWPVIQDYGYISLRPLQIEVNLDNALCKQNIRINVPSVFTVGVSTQPDIMGNAAERLFGQSPEAIANLAKDIIFGQLRLVIASMMIEEINADRETFLRAVEANVAEELKKIGLELLNVNITDITDESGYIQAIGKRAAAEAINKAKIDVAEETRKGSIGEAEARKAERVAVAQAEAEATSGEADADRGRRIAVKQADSAATQGENIAAIEIAKSNAARSEQEAEAYRRAEAARQIAVQQIEKAKFIAEAEAQISRAQMETERQRAEVIVPAEINKQKIEIAAEAEAEKLRREARGQADAIYAKLEAEARGNFEILKAKGEGYHSIIDACNQNADAAAKMLLIEKLQDIVSLQTEAIKNIKIDKVTVWDSGKASADGKTSTANFLSGMMQSLPPLHEVASMAGIDLPNYLGSVQPPSTQAAENTES
- a CDS encoding IS110 family transposase, which gives rise to MRKCSTVSFEGQVIFVGIDVHKESWVVNLRHCHRELDKFSMNPSPEMLAKYLKMNYPGAEYRSVYEAGFSGFWAHRRLCELGIENIVINPADVPTSGKERDRKNDAVDSRKLARELENRTLEGIYIPPEDNLELRNLVRRETKLTGNITRVKNRIKGHLNFMGLKFGSWSGSSLKMMYADAAKRYDYALQSMLRELRFLREEKLHVIRDERRCLKRLKRDKVQKHLQSIPGVGFHTAVMLQAELWDLLRFEDKDSLSSYVGFAPRLVGSGEHEAVKSAGNRKKKQLHAILIQSAWRSVSYNLEIRARYGALLHKGASPQRAISIIGKKLLYALRAVWLQERDYMVSASE
- a CDS encoding glycosyltransferase; amino-acid sequence: MPPLFTVGVSVCNIAAYLPQAAHSLLHQTYRNFEAIVVIETSTDGSERICRELFAGDERFRLFERPRSGSVASGRNFALRHARGMYMVWLDGDDRLNEDALQTFAQLIEQYQMPDIVCGGTAFIEGSDDCQQQTKQHFELLPPDRIIDGSTALQTMLATGYLMVWLRIYRRQFLLDHELFQIDRRLHEDDEWTPRVMFYAKRVLSHYFIHYFYRRRPDPLMTKKDLRTLAHHIDNVISFLDFWRDHDIPECVRHPLVSFYADYLLRYWTDPKMENFSIAERFAEYRRLAADRERMTLFRTVVPFAGSSKRLALRFLPPVCTPRGNMRNCPEYC
- a CDS encoding C-GCAxxG-C-C family protein, with the protein product MLKEKAEQLFTETPKRGNCAQCVALAAGDETLAGELNGCGGGKAPEGLCGALYAAMLLAPAEKRQAIHDEFQRRAGAVCCRELKQARHYPCAACVALAAELFENQTQKK
- a CDS encoding carbonic anhydrase, whose product is MEEAIKKLLHGFRSFRENYFAGDSELFEQLKHGQRPKALVIACSDSRVDPALLTACDPGDIFVIRNIANLVPPYEPDSRHHGVSAAIEYAVNCLKVEHVIILGHSDCGGIHALMERTADRPAGEFLEAWLDLAEPAKQAVCRQLQTSSDTTRHRACEEASLVLMLENLLSFPWVREKVERGRLKLHAWYFHIATGRLFGFDRQSNEFHVLTEAEN
- a CDS encoding 2-hydroxyacid dehydrogenase produces the protein MKFSNIKIAFFDTKPYDRRFFEQENESFGFDIHFFEPRLNPDSVSMAHDYPVVCAFVNDNLGAATLEQLAKQKTKLIAMRCAGFNNVDLAAAHRHDITVTRVPAYSPRAVAEYTLGVLLTLNRSLHRAYNRVRDNNFSINGFLGFDIFDKTIGVIGTGKIGLTFIQILQGLGVHILASDPYPNQAAAAELHYDYVSLDELYARSDVISLHCPLTPDNQHMINRRSIAKMKTGVYIINTSRGKLIDTAALIVGLKKHKIGGAALDVYEEEGDYFYEDLSASAIADDILARLLTFPNVLVTSHQAFFTREALTNIGRITLQNIADFLEGKLTIKL